From Malaclemys terrapin pileata isolate rMalTer1 chromosome 15, rMalTer1.hap1, whole genome shotgun sequence:
CCCAATCGTACCCTTCCCACTGCTTCCTCCATTGCAGAGCAGCTCAGGGGtcaccccctgctggccaccaggggaacccccccactagggggtgggggaggggaatgcccCATCGGTGCCCACACCCTGTCTGGGGAGCGGGAAGTCGCTGGCTCTGGGCTGCGCCAGCTTCTTTCCCCCCTCCTAGACAAGACTTAACCAACCTCCCCGCTATGGGATCACcgagccccccttccccagccaggcctgggccctgctgctgggTGGGGGACACTCTGGGGCCAGACAGTTAATGGGGAGCCAGCCTGCCCCACCTTGGGGCCTCTCTGGCCCCATCCCGCCACCCCCAGATCCCCAGAGGAGAGAAGCTGGAACTGCTgggccatgggggaggggtggatttgggggctcccccctttccccatgcAACCCCCACTTTAAGACTCTTAAAGGGcttagagctgggggtgtgacacagcactgccccctccccaacatgaggtgggggggcaggaagatcaacccccagccccctcccctccccccaaagacaGACTGCACAGTGGGCTCCAGGAATGTTACAAAAGCCCACAgggtcggggcgggggggaagaggaaggtaAAGAAACTcatgacacccccacccccggccccacgtGGTGTGAGATGCAACCGtttctggggcggggcggctggttatccagggaccccttgcccggcgctgagatgcagccacctctggggcggggcggctggttacACAGGGACCCCTAGCCCAGGtgctgagatgcggccacctctgggggggggagggggcacagctgGTTTAGCCAGGGACCCCttgcccggcgctgagatgcagccacctctggggtggggcggctggTTACACAGGGACCCCTAGCCCAGGTGCTGAGATGCGGtcacctctggggcggggaggCTGGTTACACAGGGACCCCTAGCCcaggtgctgagatgcagccacctctggggggggggggggggcacagctggtTTAGCCAGGGACCCCttgcccggcgctgagatgcagccacctctggggcggggaggCTGGTTACACAGGGACCCCTAGCCcaggtgctgagatgcagccacctctggggcagggcggctGGCTCGCGCTGCCCGGCCTCACTCTGAAAGGGCAGGGGTGGGTGCTTGAGTTTCTCAGGCTTCTGGGTTCCCCCTATTTTATTTTTGGGGAAGGGGGATTGgtccttaaaatatttaaattaaaacactAGACACTGAAAACAccagggggggagggagcaggtatTGGGGGGCGGATCCATGACAGCTGGAAATCTAGTAATAAATCTACAAACAGACAAaatatagaatatatatatatgtataaataagTCAGCCTATATACAGGACGGCCACACGCACCGCAAGACACGCACACACGCCACGGGGAGGcccgggggggaaagggggagggggagggggaggctggaaGATATGGCTGAGATCATGGGAGGGGGGGGTCGTAGCCCCTCGCGCCTCTCCCGGCCGCAGctcctttggggggagggagggggggctttGGCTTCCAAGGGTCCATTAAGTGCTGAAGTAAACTagaaaggaaagagagacagGAGCAGAGAGGAGTTAGTTTAAGATGCGGCcgcctctggggcggggcggctggttacACAGGGACCCCTTGCTTGGCgccgagatgcagccacctctggggcaggacggctggttacacagggacccctcgcttggcgctgaaatgcagccacctctggggcaggctgatgattatacagggacccctctgGGGAGCCAGGGCAGCCTAAGAGCCCTACAGGAAGcaccagtttaggacaggaagtggggcTTTCTTCAGAGCGAAGAGGAAGTCTCCCTGTTTAGCCCAATTGGATGTTAACCCTGGAACCTAATGATGGTGGCTGACGTTTACAGGGAGactggatgggagggggagagggggcaggtggCATTTGGGGATGGGACATTTCTGTTGCTTCATTCTGATGGGTGCCATCACCTTCATCCCAAAAATAGAGAAGGGGCtcggggggaagaagggggggacGACGACAGGACCCAGCAGACTCCAACAGCTGGAGAAGGGGAAGTCCAGGGAGCGAGGGAAGGAAATTTCAGGCCATCCAGCAGGGCCACAGAAAGCCACACCCCTTCCCAATAACCCTTCCCCAGTTTCACCCCACAGGGTCCAGGTGCGGTTGTGGGCGGGGCCTCACAAGCCACACCCTTTCCCAATAACCCTTTGCCGGTTTCACAGCTGTACTCGGGGTGTCTGTGGGCAGGGCCAAGGAAAGCCCACCCCCTCGAATACCTTGTTTCTGCACTATTGGCTGGACTGTGTAGGTGCTGTGGTGGGTGGGGCCTGTGGGGTGGAAAAAAGCTCCACCCCCTTTATTTCTGCACTAAGGGGAGAGTGGTGGGTGGGGTCTCTGTGTGGGCGGGTCCAAGGAAAGCCACACCCCTTCCAATAACCCTTTGCTGCCCTCTTTAGGGGTGGCTGTGGAGCTGTCTGTGGGCGGAGCCAAGGACAGCCCCGCCTCCTCATTGCCACACCCCCATGACAGGTGCCCGGCTGCCTTTCCCACATCCCAAGAGCAGGTGGGAGCGTCcctagggaagggggtgggggtcacatagccacccccctgcccaccagccccccctcccccaaacccccactcaCCAATGATAATGATCAAGATGATGGCGCATATCACCCCCAGGATAATCATCATCTGTGGGGAGAGAGACCATGAGCGTCCGGGCCGCGGGAAGGAGGTggtgggcaggggtttggggccaggaggggagccctgggggagggcagagggtcaGAGGGAGCCAGGAAGGGCAGCTATGGGGCAGAGAGTGgcagggatgaggaagatgatatAGGGAGGGTTGTAGGAGGCCGTGGGGagacagggagctgtgggggggtgaTACGGGGGTCCACAGGGGACTgtggggagacgggggggggctgcagggggccatgGGGGGAGTCAGTGGGTTGCAGGAGGCCATGGGGAGATGTCAGTGGGGAGatagggggctgtgggggggaagaCGAGGGGGCCATGGGGACTGCAGAGGGCCATGGGGAGACGTGGGGGCCatggggggggagatgggggaccACAGGGGGTccgtgggggctgcaggggaagtcAGTGGGCTGCAGAGGGCCGTGGGGAGATGTCAGTGGGTTGCAGGAGGCCGTGGGGagacagggagctgtggggggggccaCAGGGGGCCGTGGAGACTGCAGAGGGCCATGGGGAGATGAGGGGGCCACGGGGGGCCGTGGAGGCTGCAGAGGGCCGTGGGGAGCCGGGGCGTCGCGTGGAGAGatggggggcggcgggggcagtgggagctggggggccgcACCTTGAGGTTCTTCCACCAGTACTTGCGCTTTAGCTTGGCGGCGCTGGTCTCGAACTGGGAGGCGCCGGCCTGCAGGGCGTCGGCTCGGTCGTCCAGCTCCGACAGCTTCTGGTCCCGCTCCAGCACCTTGTCCACGTTCACCCGCATGATATCaaccacctgggggggggggggggggggggaaggggaagcgtCAGACACAGGGAGACCCGGCCAGAgaagggacccaggtgtccggaaGCCGCATGCCACCCCCTGAACTCACCTCGTCCACCTGGGCTTGGGTCTGCTGCAGCCTCCGGTTGCTGGTGAggttggggggtggtggtggggggccacccccttctcctccagcgGCGGGGGGCACAGCAGCAGGGGCCgacctggggggcagagagcaaCGGTCACAGTGACCCCGCAAAGGAGAAATAGCCCCGAACCCAGCCATCCTCAGTGGGCATTGCCCCTCGCTTTCACACCATagcccctcactcccacccaTAGCTCCCCTCTGCATTGCCAGCGCCCCTCGATCCTATCCCATagcccctcactcccacccaTAGCCCCCCTCTGCATTGCCAGCGCCCCTCGATCCTATCCCATagcccctcactcccacccaTAGCCCCCCTCTGCACTGCCAGCGGCCCTCGATCCTACCCCATAgaccctcactcccaccccataGCACCCCATTGCCCCTCAATCTCACCCCATAACCCCCCACACACCGCCACTGCCCCCCAATCCCGCCCCATAGCCCCTCACTGCCACCCCATAGCGCCCTGGTGCCCTAAATCCCACTCCATAGTTGCCCCCAGCAATGCCAGCACCCTTCAATCCTTCCCATAGATGCCCTCCACTCCTGGACTGCTAGTACCCCATAATCCTGCCCCATAGCcagcctctccctgcagcccccccagcgTCACAGGTGCCCCTCTATTCTGGTTTTttgggcgaggggggggggggctgtggggcagcaccGGGGAATGAACCCCTAGAATTTATCCCCGCCGGGCAGACGTAGGCTGCGATCAGCTGGGTAACGACCCAAACCCAGTGCCAGGGAGAGATGCAAACGGGGGCTGCACTGGGgagggttctgggaggggagtgggggctggtggttagagcagggcgggctgggagccaggactcctgggttctctccccggctctgggaggggagtgggggtgaatGGTCAGAGTGGGGGGACTGGGATCCAGGATTCAACTTTCAGGCGAAAAGTGTTCATCGGACCagccccagagacacccccccgcagggggctgggaggggatttGCCCCGGCTGCGGCGTGGGTGAGCCCGCGACCAGCCCCTGCTTCCAACGCGCGCAGTTTTCCCAAAGGACGCCGTAGAGTGGGGCAGAGATGAGCCCCAGAACCGAGCCGAGAGGGGCCGTGGCGGCATCTGGGGAGTGTCTCTGGGAGGACTGGCCTGCGGAGGAAATCCCGGGGGCGCCAGACACAATCGGGCCCCGGTGTTTAACCGGGAAGGGGAGGGACCCTTGGAACAAGCTGcccggggcagaggggggctggtCCAGTGTTCGGATCCAGCCGGGAGGCCTGTCTAGAAGGCGCGTTAGCCAAACCCAAGTTACCGGCCTCCCTCCAGGGGGaagattctctggcctgggtgagccaggagtcctgggtcccagccccccctgctctaaccaccagctccctctcccctcccagagccagggagagaacccaggagtcctggctcccagcgcctcctgctctaaccactagcccccactcccatcccagagccagggagagaacccaggagtcctggctcccagcgcccccacTCCGCAGCAcatagggaagggaaattcacTCTGGTTTATATACTAACGTTTTTGTTGCCTTGCAATGCCCCAGCTCAGAAACACCATCCTACTGCGTCCTTGGGGGtgtgtgcagacacacacaccccccccccccgggaccctacAGCGTCCGTGGGGGCGTGTGCAGACACCCCCCAGGGCCCTGGAGCGTCTAtgggcagacaatccccagcTGTAGGGGGCCTGGGTCATCAGGAGAGGGATAGGCGGCCGCCCCTGCTAGAGAAGGAGGTTGGGGGGCAATGAGATaggccccccccaacacacacagagctcttggGGGGCCCCCAaacaggcacagcccccccccaataCACGGCCAAAGAcccacagcagccctgcagctcGTCCACTGCAGGCCAGGGAGGGACCccggagccaggactcctgggttctctcccccaaCTCTGGGATTGGAGTGGGGTCTGAGGTGGGGAGGAGTGGGACCACCGCCTTGCCCTGCCCCAATGCCCTATGCCCCACCAAcctgcccagggccctgccagtctcacatcccaacccccactgctgccccttcttccatccatccccctcttaATCCtccggcccctgccagccccacatcctACACACCCCACTGCTGCCCTGTTCTCCATCCAGCCCCACATCCTAACCCCCATGGCCCACTGCTACCCTGTCCTCCATccatgccccccagccccacatcctatgcccctcccacacaccccactGCTGCCCTGTCTTCCCTCCACTGCccaacccaccccccagccccacatcctacccccccaccccactgctgcgCTGTCCTTCATCCATCTCCCAGCCCCACATCCTACCCCCCAACCTGGCTCACTCCATTCTCCGTCTGTTTCTTTGTGACCTTCCCGTCtcctctaaaaataaaaaatgaccccCACACCTCCCCGAAAATCCCGGACGGTGGGGGGCTGGGCTACAACTGGCCACGCGGCCTTCACATCGgaggctggggggctctgcagaactgtgtgtgggggggctgcctCCCCACCGGGAAAGCAAaacgtgtgtgtgggggaggcggggggagccgggCTGCCAACGAGCGGCCATGTTCAGCGTCATCCTGCCGCCGGAGCTAAAAATACCCAGCAGGAGAAACGGGGGACGCAGCCCCCCTTATTCTTGTATTGAGGGGGCCTCGGATGCCCCCTGTCTGTGGGGGGGAGGATTGGGGACCCACCCAGAAATTCAGCTGGGCTGAGGCTCTTTTTAAACCCAGCGTCCCCTGATGGGTGGGGGGCTCCCCCCCCGCATgacatgagtgtgtgtgtgtggggggggatggagtgatgATAGTTTTAAACCCACTTCCCCATGGCTGGTTCctgccctctcctgctgcccccctccccaagactcctgccccccatccccctctgctccccaacccaggctcccaccccgctccctcTGTCCCCCCCGCAAGACTCCCGCCCCACCCgacaagcccctgccccccatcacagGCTCCCCCCATAGCCCTGGGCCCCTACTCCCCATTCTTCTCTCTCcagccctccctctgcccctttgCAGGGtgtcccccaacccagccccctgGCACCCACTATCTTTTGTGCATGGCAGCAAACACAGCCAGGGGCACCCCTGGGTCCTTTCTTTGCAACCGGGCTTTGCTAGCCGCGGTTGCCATAGGGTGTGATGGGACCCCCCCCCGCGGGTGGGGCAGGAAGTATGCGGCTAGCTGATGCATGGGGGGGGTAATGCAAGCAGAGGTGCAATGCAAGCGATCAATCTCCTTGCTATCGATCCCCTAGTCCCGTCCCTGCCCTTGCCTGGCTACACCCAGCCCCAGGGGCCCTGGCTTTTGGGAATAAGCCCCCCAAATGCGGGAACGGGCAAGGAGATCACCCGTGCACCCGGGGCGATGCATCATCCCACGCCAGAGCCTATTTTTCTCCTTGCCCTGAGGATGCCCCTACCCTGCGCTTTGCAGAGGCCGGCCACGGGAGGGTGGGTAAGCCATCTTCCCAGCGGGGGAGCCCCGATCTCGGGtgcacaccccagccctggcttTACGGAGATCATCCACGGGAGGGTGGATAAGCGCCCTTCCCCTatggggactggggggggggtacCCCGGATCTCGCGTGCACCCCGCTTTATGCAGCCTGGAGAGCATTGCACGCTATTTAGCTCCTTGCATTGAGAACACCCCAGCTTGGCTTTACCGAGCCCATCCACTGCGAGGGTGAAT
This genomic window contains:
- the VAMP2 gene encoding vesicle-associated membrane protein 2, encoding MSAPAAVPPAAGGEGGGPPPPPPNLTSNRRLQQTQAQVDEVVDIMRVNVDKVLERDQKLSELDDRADALQAGASQFETSAAKLKRKYWWKNLKMMIILGVICAIILIIIIVYFST